In Methanococcoides sp. AM1, one genomic interval encodes:
- a CDS encoding U32 family peptidase, translated as MILKNDKKVCDVPPEVLAPAGDVDALMGAIKGGADAVYFGVTDLNARKGAKNFSMEDLEDTIDMLHSHGVKAFLALNIPIKQKELQHALDVVDKAYSFGIDAIILQDLGLLRILHVTYPDLALHASTQMTVHSMKGVDFVAHEGAVRVIVSRELTVKEITDIVDHSDTEIEIFVHGALCYSYSGKCLFSSFMSDRSANRGACAQPCRRPYNFVVNGRNVNVKGVGRFPISCAELCTLSELDEIVGTGLRSLKIEGRMKKPEYVTESSSVYKRVVEAICNDENLEEAEIESLEKDLAQLFYRGFTKGFVLGERDVVHSKYSSSYGVYLGKIKDISTYKYTTSLTLTLKEDVQVKDGVGIHTKAGVLGSAINKLLDVNENEINTAKKGEKVIIEISSKTGKAVARGNEVYLTTDQMLLETLRRTNAKGLPVSLEVTAEVGERLKVRMTSGEMSVEVIDDFEVQEAQKAPTSKEQIVSAMEKLGDTSFSASSVDMKINGNIFIPIGVLSGARRVAAEKLLEKILAQYRKGEKHPHLSEISHFCTEGRCEDAVSRVKKQTPLLSVEVKNAGTLFEAVDMGADVVYLPIRKFHELVSEEYTGKLGDARKSSEIVLMAPRISHEAELMELLPLMEKAKDNGFLIACYTLGQVEFAKELGVPFVVQKEFNTFNSHTADEFYRAGAYRVTLSTELNLDEISDACDDISCRGKEHQLEIVVHGRELMLITEHDLLKPLLDQGSATDSSEVLMVDSKSVEYPVKRVNERTLIYDSKVLDMLDKIDELKKCGANVMRLDLSLYGKRDVKEITLAYRRVLDGKPAELRPRRGVEFSRGHYFKGI; from the coding sequence ATGATATTAAAAAATGATAAAAAGGTATGTGATGTTCCTCCTGAGGTTCTCGCTCCGGCAGGAGATGTCGACGCGTTAATGGGTGCCATTAAAGGTGGTGCGGATGCGGTATATTTTGGTGTGACCGACCTTAATGCAAGAAAAGGTGCTAAGAACTTCTCCATGGAAGACCTTGAAGATACTATTGATATGCTGCATTCGCATGGTGTAAAAGCATTTCTGGCATTGAACATACCTATCAAGCAGAAGGAGCTTCAGCATGCTCTGGATGTCGTGGACAAAGCCTATTCTTTTGGTATTGATGCTATTATTCTGCAGGACCTCGGTCTTCTTCGGATCCTTCATGTGACCTATCCTGATCTGGCACTTCATGCAAGTACGCAAATGACAGTCCACAGCATGAAAGGTGTAGACTTTGTTGCACACGAAGGTGCTGTTCGTGTCATCGTTTCACGTGAACTAACAGTGAAAGAGATCACTGATATTGTGGATCATTCTGATACCGAGATAGAGATATTCGTGCATGGTGCACTTTGCTATTCCTATTCCGGGAAATGCCTTTTCAGCAGTTTTATGAGCGACAGGAGTGCTAACCGCGGAGCCTGTGCACAGCCCTGCAGAAGGCCATACAATTTCGTTGTGAACGGTCGTAATGTTAATGTTAAAGGTGTGGGCAGGTTCCCTATAAGTTGTGCTGAACTGTGCACACTTTCAGAACTTGATGAGATTGTTGGAACCGGTCTTCGAAGTCTTAAGATCGAAGGAAGGATGAAGAAACCGGAATATGTGACCGAAAGTTCAAGTGTGTACAAACGGGTAGTAGAAGCGATCTGTAATGACGAAAATCTTGAAGAGGCCGAGATCGAGTCTCTCGAAAAGGATCTTGCGCAGTTGTTCTACCGTGGATTCACAAAGGGCTTCGTTCTTGGCGAGAGGGATGTTGTCCACTCCAAATACAGTTCAAGTTATGGTGTTTACCTCGGGAAGATCAAGGATATTTCGACTTACAAGTATACCACCAGTTTAACCCTGACCCTGAAGGAAGATGTCCAGGTAAAGGATGGTGTAGGGATACACACAAAGGCAGGTGTGCTGGGTTCTGCTATCAACAAGCTTCTGGATGTAAACGAGAATGAGATCAATACCGCGAAAAAAGGTGAAAAGGTCATCATTGAGATCAGTTCAAAGACCGGCAAAGCAGTTGCCAGGGGCAATGAGGTCTATCTTACAACCGATCAGATGCTTCTGGAAACCCTTCGGCGGACAAATGCAAAGGGACTTCCTGTAAGCCTCGAAGTGACTGCTGAGGTTGGGGAAAGGTTAAAGGTCAGGATGACCTCGGGCGAAATGAGCGTTGAGGTTATTGATGATTTTGAAGTTCAGGAGGCACAAAAAGCCCCGACTTCCAAAGAGCAGATCGTTTCAGCAATGGAGAAATTAGGGGATACTTCATTTTCGGCATCTTCAGTGGATATGAAGATCAACGGGAATATTTTCATTCCGATTGGAGTGCTCTCCGGGGCAAGGCGGGTTGCTGCGGAAAAGTTGCTTGAAAAGATCCTTGCACAATACAGGAAGGGAGAAAAACATCCGCATTTATCAGAAATATCACACTTCTGCACAGAAGGTCGATGTGAGGATGCTGTTTCCAGGGTTAAAAAGCAAACTCCGCTTCTGAGCGTGGAAGTGAAGAATGCAGGCACTCTTTTTGAGGCTGTGGATATGGGTGCGGACGTAGTCTACCTGCCTATCAGGAAGTTCCACGAGCTGGTGTCGGAAGAGTATACCGGGAAACTGGGTGATGCCAGGAAAAGTTCTGAGATCGTTCTCATGGCACCACGCATAAGCCACGAAGCTGAGCTCATGGAGCTATTGCCGCTAATGGAAAAAGCAAAAGATAATGGTTTCCTCATTGCCTGCTACACTCTGGGGCAGGTTGAATTTGCAAAAGAGCTTGGAGTGCCGTTCGTGGTGCAAAAGGAGTTCAATACTTTCAATTCTCACACAGCAGATGAGTTCTACAGGGCCGGTGCATATCGTGTCACATTATCTACCGAGTTGAACCTTGATGAGATCAGTGATGCTTGTGATGACATTTCCTGTCGTGGTAAGGAACATCAACTGGAAATAGTTGTGCATGGAAGGGAACTGATGCTTATCACAGAACATGACCTCTTGAAGCCTTTGCTTGACCAAGGAAGTGCTACGGACAGCAGTGAAGTGCTTATGGTTGATTCAAAGAGTGTGGAATATCCGGTAAAGCGTGTGAATGAAAGGACGCTGATCTATGATTCCAAGGTGCTTGACATGCTCGATAAAATTGATGAACTGAAGAAATGTGGTGCAAATGTTATGCGTCTGGATTTGTCCCTGTATGGCAAGAGGGATGTAAAAGAGATCACTTTGGCATATCGAAGAGTGCTTGACGGTAAGCCTGCAGAACTTCGACCCCGGAGGGGGGTGGAGTTTTCCAGAGGTCACTATTTCAAGGGTATCTAA
- the larB gene encoding nickel pincer cofactor biosynthesis protein LarB, whose amino-acid sequence MDLKKLLRQVKDNETDLEAAESQIRSMGYVQISDIAKLDTFRKCRTGVIEAILAEGKEADDIVEIAKAQINATGRVLITRLDDEKATSLKRSFQTNNIEWSTHSGTAVVHDGTPTPETGGRVVIISAGTADIRVAEEARMTASEMGCKTLSIYDVGVAGFHRLISKMQDIEEYDPDAIVVAAGREGTLPTVVSSLVDVPVIGLPVSIGYGAGAKGEAALLSMLQSCSVISVVNIDAGFVAGAFAARIANKAAEARNPDNKKGC is encoded by the coding sequence ATGGATCTAAAGAAGCTCTTACGCCAGGTAAAGGACAACGAGACAGACCTTGAGGCTGCAGAAAGCCAGATACGGTCAATGGGCTATGTGCAAATATCGGATATCGCAAAACTCGACACGTTCCGCAAATGTAGAACGGGTGTAATAGAAGCCATACTGGCCGAGGGAAAGGAAGCTGACGATATAGTCGAGATCGCAAAAGCACAGATCAATGCCACAGGAAGAGTACTCATTACACGCCTTGACGACGAAAAAGCCACCTCATTAAAAAGATCATTCCAAACTAACAATATCGAATGGAGCACACATTCAGGAACGGCTGTTGTGCACGACGGCACTCCTACGCCGGAGACAGGAGGAAGAGTTGTCATAATTTCAGCAGGTACTGCAGATATAAGGGTCGCTGAGGAAGCAAGAATGACAGCTTCAGAGATGGGGTGTAAGACCCTGTCCATTTACGATGTGGGAGTCGCCGGATTTCACAGGCTTATCTCAAAGATGCAGGATATCGAAGAATATGACCCAGATGCCATTGTTGTAGCTGCAGGAAGAGAAGGTACATTACCAACCGTGGTATCCAGCCTTGTTGATGTTCCAGTCATAGGATTACCTGTATCCATTGGTTATGGTGCCGGTGCTAAAGGAGAAGCTGCATTGTTATCTATGCTGCAATCCTGCTCGGTAATATCAGTTGTCAATATTGATGCAGGATTCGTTGCCGGGGCATTCGCAGCAAGAATTGCAAATAAGGCAGCTGAAGCACGCAATCCCGATAACAAAAAAGGTTGCTGA
- the larC gene encoding nickel pincer cofactor biosynthesis protein LarC produces the protein MRSLIFEPFSGASGDMILGGLVGLGLDGNELRDIIESSLDVTVSVGTANKCGIEATDVHIQTHDDKNKRRYSELLDTIKAAALPADVEKSVLGVFRLIGEAESKIHGKPLEELHFHEVGQDDALADVIGSCYAIHKMKADHIFCTPVNVGGGNVKAAHGTFPVPAPATLEILKGSGLPIYNSGERELLTPTGAAILAYFAEPVDRLPMGKVLETGYGAGDAETETPNVLRTMLMDVTGELSRDSIEVLETNVDDVTGEVLGNLFDKLMEVGAKDVAITPTTMKKGRSGHIIQVIAKPEDSARIAGELMRQTGTLGVRVIPTKHRFIADRRMDIVTIAIEDQKYEIAVKIAQDRSGEILHISAEYEDCRRVSDISGLPLKEVMRRTEETAWKRFKGL, from the coding sequence ATGAGATCACTTATTTTTGAGCCATTCTCAGGTGCATCCGGAGACATGATCCTTGGAGGCCTTGTAGGGCTTGGTCTAGATGGAAACGAGCTTCGAGACATAATTGAGTCTTCTTTAGATGTCACTGTTTCTGTGGGAACTGCAAATAAATGTGGTATTGAAGCTACAGACGTTCATATCCAAACACATGATGATAAGAACAAAAGAAGATATTCAGAACTTCTCGATACCATCAAAGCTGCAGCATTACCTGCTGATGTCGAGAAAAGTGTTCTTGGCGTTTTTAGACTTATTGGAGAAGCCGAATCAAAGATACATGGAAAACCCCTTGAAGAACTCCACTTCCATGAAGTCGGGCAGGATGATGCCCTGGCAGATGTCATCGGTTCCTGTTATGCCATCCATAAAATGAAAGCTGACCACATATTCTGCACCCCGGTAAACGTTGGTGGTGGAAATGTAAAGGCAGCCCATGGCACATTCCCGGTCCCTGCACCTGCTACTCTTGAAATACTGAAAGGAAGCGGGTTGCCCATCTACAACTCCGGTGAGCGAGAGCTACTTACACCCACAGGTGCAGCCATTCTTGCATATTTTGCAGAACCTGTGGACAGACTTCCTATGGGAAAGGTACTTGAGACCGGATATGGTGCAGGAGATGCTGAGACGGAGACGCCGAACGTCCTCCGTACAATGCTGATGGATGTTACTGGAGAACTCAGCCGTGATTCTATAGAAGTGCTTGAGACAAATGTGGACGATGTGACGGGAGAAGTCCTCGGAAACCTGTTCGACAAACTGATGGAAGTCGGAGCAAAGGATGTTGCCATTACACCCACTACCATGAAGAAAGGTCGTAGTGGACATATTATTCAGGTTATAGCAAAACCTGAGGACAGTGCACGCATTGCAGGAGAACTTATGCGCCAGACCGGCACTCTGGGAGTACGCGTCATTCCCACGAAACACCGTTTCATAGCTGACCGCAGGATGGACATTGTAACCATAGCAATTGAAGACCAGAAGTATGAAATTGCTGTGAAAATAGCACAGGACAGGAGCGGAGAGATCCTACACATTTCTGCAGAATACGAAGACTGCCGCCGCGTAAGCGACATTAGCGGGTTGCCTTTGAAAGAAGTTATGCGCCGTACAGAGGAGACCGCGTGGAAGAGATTTAAGGGCCTCTGA
- a CDS encoding DUF427 domain-containing protein: MAVAKWNGVILAESDAVKMVEGNLYFPPDSVNREYLHESDTRSTCPWKGLAYYYDIVVGGEVNKDAAWHYPDPKQAAEEIAKHVAFWKGVEVTP; this comes from the coding sequence ATGGCAGTAGCAAAATGGAATGGGGTCATACTTGCAGAAAGTGATGCAGTAAAAATGGTCGAAGGAAACCTATACTTCCCGCCGGATTCAGTGAATCGGGAATACCTGCATGAATCAGATACTCGCTCGACCTGTCCCTGGAAGGGTCTGGCATATTACTATGACATCGTTGTAGGTGGTGAAGTAAATAAAGATGCAGCCTGGCATTATCCTGATCCAAAACAGGCTGCAGAAGAGATTGCAAAGCATGTTGCATTCTGGAAGGGTGTGGAAGTAACCCCTTAA
- a CDS encoding tetratricopeptide repeat protein — protein MSKRSNDMALRNYNKGISLLHDGQQEDALECLIKAETDARNSGSSGLLVNVLQAIGGIMESDGRIGKAIDMYSEASGLLEYIVDHDPSFVEHKALAMNKAASLLTEQGNILEAIPFFEKAVASYDKLLAKEPRNDVYCSSATSSLNDLATILAEEGNDERAKELFEKALKLSGKMVVLDPLNRENTTKALTIQANLANLLYDMGLMKDASLNLEHAFEGYSGIMDEAPSDSILHEQSLELLEKLVVALMATGEYDPAKDRMHELLDLLSKATTNDADFSGKVSDVFMRVAKLASARADEDMLDDTRSIYETSISVILNLLEEEPENSAYLEIFSNILLEMEKLLVLDSPDTEKEADYDVLISMYEKLSLMDSENLSHRTKIATLYDEKGSFLMNAGMMEKAIDMYSESSEMIGDMPDTDTSFGEDKALAMSKIASLLADKGNTLEAISFFEKAVASYDKLFAEEPGNAAYCSSAASALNDLAIILAGEGNNEKAKEMFGKALELSEKMVVLDPSNKDHSTSALTIRANLANLLYEMGLMQDASLNLERALEGYSVAMKDDPSNSILHEQSLELLEKLVDALIDTGEFDSAKERIYELVELLPRGTTNDSDFSVKVYDIFIKLTTLASSRADEKMLDDTRSIYATSISVILKLLEDEPENIVYLEIFRNILLEMEQLLMLDSANAEKEADYDALISMYEKLCRMDPADLSYRTKIATLYDGMGSFLMNAGMVEKAIDMYSEASEMVEAIPDSDPSFEEHKAMALIKTASLLTEQGNTLEAIPFFEKAVASYDKLLAREPGNDAYRSGAVYALNDLATILAGEGNNEKAKEMFEKALELSGKMVVLDPLNRDRSPKALTVLTIRTNLANLLYGMGLMQDAYPYLEFAFDGYSVLKKDDPSNSMLYGQSLELLEKLVDALMTTGEYDSAKERIYELVELLPRDTIDDPSFSSKVSDLFMGLAGLACRRADENMLDDTRSIYETSIIVILKLSGEEPDNRTYLEIFRNILLEMEGLLLLDSPELDKEADHNVLISMYEKLSLMDSEDLSYRTKVATLYDDKGRFLMKAGRTDDARQSYNMSLSMRDELIKAGEAPLLHEFGIASIKNNLGTLLAQEGHFGDAKTMFEESLGGYMGLFDRIPDDPAYEYGAALTLNNLAKLLADMGRYEDAKSIYESALEIYAGLLKSEPEKVSYKKHASRTLDNLASLLGKMGREEDSLSMHESARELLEDI, from the coding sequence ATGTCCAAAAGATCAAATGATATGGCGCTTCGAAATTACAACAAGGGAATATCCCTCTTACATGATGGCCAGCAGGAGGATGCCCTTGAGTGTTTGATAAAAGCAGAAACTGATGCAAGAAATTCCGGATCTTCTGGTCTGCTCGTCAATGTACTGCAGGCTATCGGAGGTATAATGGAGTCAGATGGCAGGATTGGGAAGGCCATTGACATGTACTCAGAAGCATCTGGTCTGCTTGAGTATATAGTAGATCACGATCCTTCATTTGTGGAGCATAAGGCACTGGCCATGAACAAGGCTGCTTCCCTTCTCACAGAGCAAGGCAATATCCTTGAAGCTATCCCTTTCTTTGAGAAAGCTGTTGCATCCTATGATAAACTACTTGCCAAAGAACCCCGGAACGATGTTTACTGTTCAAGTGCTACCTCTTCATTGAACGATCTTGCCACAATTCTGGCAGAAGAAGGTAACGATGAAAGGGCAAAAGAATTGTTCGAAAAAGCGCTGAAGCTTTCCGGCAAGATGGTCGTACTTGATCCTTTGAACAGGGAGAACACCACAAAGGCCCTGACTATCCAGGCCAATCTGGCCAATCTTCTCTATGATATGGGTCTTATGAAGGATGCAAGTTTGAATCTGGAACATGCATTTGAGGGGTATTCAGGAATCATGGATGAAGCTCCTTCGGATAGTATATTGCATGAGCAGTCACTGGAACTTCTTGAGAAGCTTGTTGTTGCCCTTATGGCAACTGGTGAGTATGATCCTGCAAAGGATCGCATGCATGAACTGCTGGACCTGCTCTCGAAAGCTACAACTAATGATGCTGATTTTTCCGGAAAGGTCTCTGATGTTTTCATGAGGGTGGCAAAGCTTGCATCTGCACGTGCAGATGAAGATATGCTCGATGACACACGTTCTATTTATGAAACTTCCATTAGTGTTATACTGAATTTATTGGAGGAAGAACCCGAAAACAGTGCTTATCTGGAAATATTCAGCAATATATTACTTGAAATGGAAAAACTGCTGGTACTGGATTCTCCTGATACTGAGAAAGAGGCGGATTATGATGTCCTTATCTCAATGTATGAGAAGCTCTCTCTGATGGATTCTGAGAACCTTTCACATCGCACAAAGATCGCAACACTTTATGATGAGAAGGGCAGTTTCCTTATGAATGCAGGCATGATGGAGAAGGCCATTGACATGTATTCTGAATCCTCTGAAATGATCGGGGATATGCCAGATACTGATACTTCCTTTGGGGAGGACAAGGCACTTGCCATGAGCAAGATCGCTTCCCTTCTCGCAGATAAGGGTAATACCCTTGAAGCTATTTCTTTCTTTGAGAAAGCTGTTGCTTCCTACGATAAACTCTTTGCCGAAGAACCCGGGAATGCTGCTTACTGTTCAAGTGCTGCATCTGCACTGAACGATCTTGCCATAATTCTGGCAGGCGAAGGTAACAATGAAAAGGCAAAAGAAATGTTCGGGAAAGCTCTGGAGCTTTCCGAAAAGATGGTTGTGCTTGATCCCTCGAATAAGGATCACAGTACAAGTGCCCTGACGATCCGTGCAAATCTGGCCAATCTGCTCTATGAGATGGGGCTTATGCAGGATGCAAGTTTGAATCTGGAACGTGCCCTTGAAGGGTATTCAGTTGCCATGAAGGATGATCCTTCAAACAGCATCTTACATGAACAGTCACTGGAACTTCTTGAGAAGCTTGTTGATGCCCTTATAGATACTGGTGAATTTGACTCCGCAAAAGAACGCATTTATGAGCTGGTGGAGTTGCTCCCAAGAGGTACAACTAACGATTCTGACTTTTCTGTAAAGGTCTACGATATCTTCATAAAACTGACAACTCTTGCATCCAGTCGTGCAGATGAAAAAATGCTCGATGACACACGTTCCATTTATGCAACTTCCATTAGTGTTATACTGAAGCTATTGGAGGATGAACCTGAAAACATTGTTTATCTGGAAATCTTCAGGAACATATTACTTGAAATGGAACAACTGCTGATGCTGGATTCTGCTAATGCTGAGAAGGAGGCAGATTATGATGCCCTTATCTCAATGTATGAGAAACTCTGCCGGATGGATCCTGCGGACCTTTCATATCGCACAAAGATCGCAACACTTTATGATGGGATGGGCAGTTTCCTTATGAATGCAGGTATGGTGGAGAAAGCCATTGACATGTATTCAGAAGCATCTGAAATGGTTGAGGCTATACCAGATTCCGATCCTTCATTTGAAGAGCATAAGGCAATGGCCTTGATCAAGACCGCTTCCCTTCTCACAGAGCAGGGCAATACCCTTGAGGCGATCCCTTTCTTTGAAAAAGCTGTTGCATCCTATGATAAACTCCTTGCCAGAGAACCCGGGAACGATGCTTACCGTTCCGGTGCTGTCTATGCGCTGAACGATCTTGCCACCATTCTGGCAGGCGAAGGTAACAATGAAAAGGCAAAAGAGATGTTCGAGAAAGCTCTGGAGCTTTCCGGCAAGATGGTCGTGCTTGACCCGTTGAACAGGGATCGCAGTCCAAAGGCCCTGACAGTCCTGACGATCCGGACCAATCTGGCCAATCTTCTCTATGGGATGGGGCTTATGCAGGATGCATATCCTTATCTGGAATTCGCATTCGATGGTTATTCAGTGCTTAAGAAGGATGATCCTTCGAACAGTATGTTATATGGCCAGTCACTGGAACTTCTTGAGAAGCTTGTTGATGCCCTCATGACCACTGGTGAATATGACTCTGCAAAAGAACGCATCTATGAGTTGGTGGAGTTACTCCCAAGAGATACAATTGATGATCCTTCCTTTTCCAGTAAGGTCTCTGATCTTTTCATGGGTCTGGCAGGACTCGCATGCAGGCGTGCAGACGAAAATATGCTCGATGACACACGTTCCATTTATGAAACGTCCATTATTGTTATCCTGAAGCTGTCGGGTGAAGAACCAGATAACAGAACTTACCTGGAAATATTCAGGAATATCTTACTTGAAATGGAAGGTTTGTTGCTTCTGGATTCTCCCGAATTGGACAAGGAAGCGGACCACAACGTCCTTATTTCAATGTATGAGAAGCTCTCCCTGATGGATTCTGAGGACCTTTCATATCGCACAAAGGTTGCAACACTTTATGATGATAAAGGCAGGTTCCTTATGAAAGCAGGCAGGACTGATGATGCACGCCAGAGCTACAATATGTCACTGTCCATGAGGGACGAGCTGATAAAAGCGGGTGAAGCTCCTCTCTTGCACGAGTTTGGAATTGCTTCCATTAAGAACAATCTTGGTACCTTGTTAGCCCAGGAAGGGCATTTTGGAGATGCAAAGACCATGTTCGAGGAATCCCTTGGAGGCTATATGGGTCTGTTCGACCGTATTCCTGATGATCCTGCATATGAGTATGGTGCTGCACTTACATTGAACAACCTTGCAAAGCTGCTTGCTGACATGGGCCGCTACGAGGATGCAAAAAGTATCTATGAATCCGCTCTGGAGATATATGCAGGGCTGCTCAAGTCCGAACCTGAAAAGGTCAGTTACAAGAAGCATGCATCCCGAACCCTTGACAATCTGGCTTCCCTGCTTGGAAAGATGGGTCGCGAAGAAGATTCCCTGAGTATGCATGAGAGTGCCAGGGAATTGTTAGAAGACATCTGA
- a CDS encoding Maf family nucleotide pyrophosphatase, with product MRRIVLASASPRRKELLKQIIGDNFEVYVSSYDEAPQVGMDATELVVHHSLSKARDVAGQFGSGIIISADTVVLCEGEVLGKPHSSEIAKEMLSAISGKVVQAITGVTVLDIDSGKKVSISEITDVKMKKMYPDEIESYVSSGEPLDKAGAFAIQGKGAILVECIRGDFFNVVGLPLFKLGLVLESMGIHIFAIE from the coding sequence ATGCGGAGGATAGTTCTTGCATCAGCTTCTCCCCGAAGGAAAGAATTGTTAAAGCAGATAATCGGGGACAACTTCGAGGTCTATGTGAGTTCCTACGATGAGGCTCCACAAGTTGGGATGGATGCAACCGAGCTGGTTGTCCATCATTCTCTTTCCAAGGCAAGGGACGTTGCCGGGCAGTTTGGTTCAGGTATCATTATCTCTGCTGATACTGTGGTACTTTGTGAAGGGGAAGTTCTTGGGAAACCGCATTCTTCCGAGATAGCAAAGGAGATGCTTTCTGCTATCAGTGGGAAGGTTGTGCAGGCTATCACAGGTGTGACAGTTCTGGATATTGATTCCGGGAAAAAGGTCAGTATTTCTGAGATCACTGATGTGAAAATGAAAAAGATGTATCCGGATGAGATTGAATCCTATGTAAGTTCAGGAGAACCTCTGGATAAGGCCGGAGCTTTTGCGATACAGGGTAAAGGTGCGATACTTGTGGAATGTATCAGGGGCGATTTCTTTAACGTTGTAGGTCTCCCGCTTTTCAAATTGGGATTGGTACTTGAGAGTATGGGTATTCATATTTTTGCTATTGAATGA
- a CDS encoding thiamine pyrophosphate-dependent enzyme → MGKYRCSVCNWTYDEETEGQDFDSLPDTYTCPVCGAPKSAFVQEGGIKEEKGIKTTVADKIVEQLESYGVKYVYGIPGDSNLPLIDAIRRSEQIRFILTRHEETAAFMASAHGKMTSELGVCISIAGPGCTNLITGLMDAATDRSSVLAFAGQVPEIYLGSEAFQEIDQIELFKPFTEFSETIARENQALTLLTRAVKYAYRKPGVSVLSTPTDILAEKLGEKVYLPEKRVFMNTTSPKDEDVQRAAELINECEKVTLFAGWGSRHSGELLLEISRKLKAPIATTSRAKGVIYETERLSVGVLGSIGSKHAAQAIKDSDLIVIIGSGFRQANLVPPSVKIVQIDIDTTKIGKTFDVDVGIVGDADLVLKELLPLINEKEENKEFLEHIDRMKATHREELETEATDLSIPINPGYVVQAIKRHADQDAIICVDVGDHTYWFYKKFVCEGQKTFMSANIASMGFALPASLSAKLDYPDKQVICVTGDGGFGMLMGDFTTAVREGLGINVIVFNDGKLKNIKKEQLRDNYPEYGVSFPNPDFAEFARSAGGEGYRIEDPAQLDEAIEKAFKSGKAALIDVLVDPDKTAASTKRVD, encoded by the coding sequence TTGGGTAAATACAGATGTTCGGTCTGCAACTGGACATATGATGAAGAAACAGAAGGGCAGGATTTTGATTCCCTGCCCGATACCTACACCTGCCCTGTATGTGGTGCACCGAAATCCGCATTTGTTCAGGAAGGCGGTATAAAGGAAGAAAAGGGCATCAAGACCACTGTTGCTGACAAGATCGTCGAACAACTGGAATCTTATGGCGTAAAATATGTCTATGGCATACCAGGGGATTCAAACCTCCCCCTTATCGATGCCATCAGAAGAAGCGAACAGATTCGTTTCATCCTCACACGCCACGAGGAAACAGCTGCATTCATGGCATCTGCACATGGCAAGATGACATCCGAACTTGGCGTGTGCATATCCATTGCCGGCCCAGGTTGTACCAACCTGATAACCGGATTGATGGATGCTGCCACCGACAGGAGCAGCGTACTTGCTTTTGCAGGCCAGGTTCCCGAAATATATCTTGGAAGCGAGGCTTTCCAGGAGATCGACCAGATAGAACTGTTCAAGCCATTCACTGAATTTTCCGAGACCATTGCAAGGGAAAATCAGGCATTAACGCTACTCACCCGGGCAGTTAAGTACGCATACCGAAAACCGGGAGTCTCGGTCCTTAGCACTCCCACAGATATTCTTGCCGAAAAGCTTGGTGAGAAGGTATATTTGCCTGAAAAGAGAGTTTTCATGAACACGACCTCTCCAAAGGACGAGGATGTGCAAAGAGCAGCGGAACTTATCAACGAATGCGAAAAAGTGACCCTCTTTGCAGGCTGGGGTTCCCGCCACAGCGGAGAACTGCTGCTGGAGATTTCACGAAAACTTAAAGCACCTATTGCAACTACATCAAGGGCAAAAGGTGTGATATATGAAACAGAACGCTTAAGCGTAGGTGTGCTTGGTTCCATCGGGTCAAAGCATGCAGCTCAGGCCATCAAGGATTCCGACCTGATAGTCATAATCGGGTCCGGGTTCAGACAGGCGAATCTCGTACCTCCCTCCGTAAAGATAGTACAGATCGATATCGACACTACTAAAATAGGAAAGACCTTCGATGTGGATGTTGGCATTGTCGGGGATGCAGACCTTGTGCTTAAAGAACTGTTACCCCTGATAAATGAAAAGGAAGAGAACAAGGAGTTCCTTGAACACATCGACAGGATGAAAGCAACTCACCGAGAGGAACTTGAAACGGAGGCAACTGACCTGTCCATCCCGATAAATCCCGGATACGTTGTACAGGCCATCAAAAGACATGCAGACCAGGATGCCATCATCTGCGTTGATGTCGGGGATCATACATACTGGTTCTACAAGAAGTTCGTCTGTGAAGGACAGAAGACATTCATGTCAGCAAACATCGCGAGCATGGGTTTTGCACTCCCGGCATCCCTTTCGGCAAAACTTGACTATCCTGACAAACAGGTCATCTGTGTGACAGGTGACGGCGGGTTCGGGATGCTCATGGGTGATTTCACAACAGCTGTAAGAGAAGGACTTGGCATTAACGTCATCGTCTTTAACGACGGCAAGCTCAAGAACATTAAGAAAGAGCAATTAAGGGATAACTATCCTGAATACGGAGTTAGTTTCCCCAACCCTGACTTTGCAGAATTTGCAAGATCTGCCGGAGGGGAAGGCTACAGGATAGAAGACCCCGCACAACTGGACGAAGCAATAGAAAAAGCATTCAAATCCGGAAAAGCAGCACTTATTGACGTACTCGTTGACCCCGACAAGACTGCTGCCAGTACAAAGAGGGTGGATTAA